The following are from one region of the Penaeus vannamei isolate JL-2024 chromosome 28, ASM4276789v1, whole genome shotgun sequence genome:
- the LOC113823755 gene encoding actin-related protein 2/3 complex subunit 3 (The sequence of the model RefSeq protein was modified relative to this genomic sequence to represent the inferred CDS: added 6 bases not found in genome assembly) produces MPAYHCNMPHPGVIVGNMAMLPIRTKYRGPAPLMTSEGIDVIDEALQFFKANVFFRTYEVKGECDRTLIYVTLYITECLKKLAKCKDKNMGLNEMYSLALSKFPIPGEPSFPLNAVYAKPKNDQDLEMMQQYLQQLRQETGLRVCERVFNTPDGKPSKWWLCFTKKKFMDKSLLAPSA; encoded by the exons GCCTACCATTGCAATATGCCCCATCCAGGGGTAATTGTGGGTAACATGGCAATGCTTCCAATAAGAACCAAGTACAGAGGACCTGCTCCCCTCATGACCAGTGAAGGAATTGATGTCATTGATGAAGCCTTGCAATTTTTCAAGGCTAATGTCTTCTTTCGTACATATGAAGTTAAG GGTGAGTGTGACCGAACCTTAATCTATGTGACACTTTACATTACTGAGTGCCTCAAGAAACTGGCAAAGTGCAAGGACAAGAACATGGGTTTGAATGAAATGTATTCCCTGGCTCTTTCCAAGTTCCCCATTCCTGGAGAACCATCTTTCCCCCTCAATGCAGTTTATGCTAAACCCAAGAATGATCAGGATTTAG AAATGATGCAGCAATACCTCCAGCAGTTGCGGCAAGAGACTGGCTTGcgagtgtgtgagcgagtgttcAACACCCCTGACGGCAAGCCCTCCAAGTGGTGGCTGTGCTTTACCAAGAAGAAGTTCATGGATAAATCCCTTTTAGCCCCAAGTGCTTAG
- the Art8 gene encoding protein arginine N-methyltransferase 1 isoform X1 has product MQGPAMQDGDIADTSKASDLSEASMGTIDPSPLTEDSQEYFKSYEDVEIHRLMVSDKPRTTAYYDAITKNKHLFKDKIAMDVGAGTGILSLFMASAGAKKVYAVEASGMAEVIQKVAEDNGFGDVIQVFHSRVEDISLPEDEKVDIIVSEWMGFYLLHESMLNSVIKARNMFLSDEGTVFPSEARIFACPCSLQSLYKEQINYWDNVYGFNMSAVKQFALRSKMIKPEVCLIPESDLLAEPTCIKKFNLRWVTEEEVKLFSETTFVGITKSGSYQGLCLWFECDFDGYWYSEEGENLGTLITLSTSPISTPTHWKQTVVVLGYGSAKTGQEIELSCQDGTLETSDVEVEKSSAEKSENHEPQQSDQIQTKNSIKDDSKEDKREVQDTVVSTTQLEFENLVEKDEVVGWKILFAQSDDNVRHYTMTVEMLDPEIEEHPVPCLCPMPRCVIIAKMIENDEMGEEDNDVIDCT; this is encoded by the exons ATGCAAG GTCCAGCCATGCAGGACGGTGACATTGCAGATACAAGTAAAGCCTCAGACCTCAGTGAAGCAAGTATGGGGACAATTGACCCCTCACCTCTCACTGAAGACTCACAAGAATACTTTAAGAGTTATGAAGATGTagag attcataGACTAATGGTCAGCGACAAACCTCGAACAACAGCCTATTATGATGCAATTACCAAAAACAAACATTTATTCAAAGACAAAATTGCCATGGATGTTGGAGCAGGGACAG ggattttatctttgtttatggcATCTGCTGGAGCCAAAAAAGTGTATGCTGTAGAAGCCAGTGGCATGGCAGAAGTTATTCAAAAAGTTGCAGAAGATAATGGATTTGGTGATGTTATTCAAGTGTTCCATTCAAGAGTGGAAGACATATCACTTCCAGAAGATGAAAAAGTTGACATAATTGTGTCTGAATGGATGGGCTTTTACTTATTACATGAATCCATGCTTAATTCAGTTATAAAGGCCAGAAATATGTTCCTTTCAGATGAAGGCACAGTATTTCCTTCAGAAGCAAGAATATTTGCATGTCCATGTTCATTACAATCTCTttataaagaacaaataaattaCTGGGATAATGTCTATGGATTCAACATGTCTGCTGTCAAACAGTTTGCTCTCAGATCCAAAATGATAAAACCTGAAGTCTGCCTTATTCCTGAATCAGACCTGTTAGCTGAACCAACATGTATTAAGAAGTTCAACCTGAGATGGGTAACTGAAGAAGAGGTAAAGCTGTTTTCTGAAACTACTTTTGTTGGCATCACAAAGTCTGGATCTTACCAGGGTCTCTGTCTGTGGTTTGAGTGTGACTTTGATGGATACTGGTATAGTGAGGAAGGGGAAAACTTGGGAACACTAATCACACTTTCAACTTCACCCATAAGCACCCCAACACACTGGAAGCAAACTGTGGTTGTTCTGGGATATGGCTCAGCAAAAACAGGCCAAGAGATAGAGTTAAGCTGTCAGGATGGTACTCTTGAAACCAGTGATGTTGAAGTTGAAAAAAGCTCAGCTGAAAAATCTGAAAATCATGAACCACAACAAAGTGATCAAATACAAACCAAGAATTCCATCAAGGATGACAgtaaagaagataagagagaggtaCAGGACACTGTAGTCTCAACCACACAACTAGAGTTTGAGAATTTGGTAGAGAAAGATGAAGTGGTGGGTTGGAAGATATTGTTTGCCCAAAGTGATGACAATGTGCGGCACTACACAATGACAGTGGAGATGCTTGACCCAGAAATAGAAGAACACCCTGTCCCCTGTTTGTGCCCCATGCCAAGATGTGTTATAATTGCAAAGATGATTGAAAATGATGAAATGGGTGAAGAAGACAATGATGTTATAGACTGCACGTAG
- the Art8 gene encoding protein arginine N-methyltransferase 1 isoform X2 translates to MQDGDIADTSKASDLSEASMGTIDPSPLTEDSQEYFKSYEDVEIHRLMVSDKPRTTAYYDAITKNKHLFKDKIAMDVGAGTGILSLFMASAGAKKVYAVEASGMAEVIQKVAEDNGFGDVIQVFHSRVEDISLPEDEKVDIIVSEWMGFYLLHESMLNSVIKARNMFLSDEGTVFPSEARIFACPCSLQSLYKEQINYWDNVYGFNMSAVKQFALRSKMIKPEVCLIPESDLLAEPTCIKKFNLRWVTEEEVKLFSETTFVGITKSGSYQGLCLWFECDFDGYWYSEEGENLGTLITLSTSPISTPTHWKQTVVVLGYGSAKTGQEIELSCQDGTLETSDVEVEKSSAEKSENHEPQQSDQIQTKNSIKDDSKEDKREVQDTVVSTTQLEFENLVEKDEVVGWKILFAQSDDNVRHYTMTVEMLDPEIEEHPVPCLCPMPRCVIIAKMIENDEMGEEDNDVIDCT, encoded by the exons ATGCAGGACGGTGACATTGCAGATACAAGTAAAGCCTCAGACCTCAGTGAAGCAAGTATGGGGACAATTGACCCCTCACCTCTCACTGAAGACTCACAAGAATACTTTAAGAGTTATGAAGATGTagag attcataGACTAATGGTCAGCGACAAACCTCGAACAACAGCCTATTATGATGCAATTACCAAAAACAAACATTTATTCAAAGACAAAATTGCCATGGATGTTGGAGCAGGGACAG ggattttatctttgtttatggcATCTGCTGGAGCCAAAAAAGTGTATGCTGTAGAAGCCAGTGGCATGGCAGAAGTTATTCAAAAAGTTGCAGAAGATAATGGATTTGGTGATGTTATTCAAGTGTTCCATTCAAGAGTGGAAGACATATCACTTCCAGAAGATGAAAAAGTTGACATAATTGTGTCTGAATGGATGGGCTTTTACTTATTACATGAATCCATGCTTAATTCAGTTATAAAGGCCAGAAATATGTTCCTTTCAGATGAAGGCACAGTATTTCCTTCAGAAGCAAGAATATTTGCATGTCCATGTTCATTACAATCTCTttataaagaacaaataaattaCTGGGATAATGTCTATGGATTCAACATGTCTGCTGTCAAACAGTTTGCTCTCAGATCCAAAATGATAAAACCTGAAGTCTGCCTTATTCCTGAATCAGACCTGTTAGCTGAACCAACATGTATTAAGAAGTTCAACCTGAGATGGGTAACTGAAGAAGAGGTAAAGCTGTTTTCTGAAACTACTTTTGTTGGCATCACAAAGTCTGGATCTTACCAGGGTCTCTGTCTGTGGTTTGAGTGTGACTTTGATGGATACTGGTATAGTGAGGAAGGGGAAAACTTGGGAACACTAATCACACTTTCAACTTCACCCATAAGCACCCCAACACACTGGAAGCAAACTGTGGTTGTTCTGGGATATGGCTCAGCAAAAACAGGCCAAGAGATAGAGTTAAGCTGTCAGGATGGTACTCTTGAAACCAGTGATGTTGAAGTTGAAAAAAGCTCAGCTGAAAAATCTGAAAATCATGAACCACAACAAAGTGATCAAATACAAACCAAGAATTCCATCAAGGATGACAgtaaagaagataagagagaggtaCAGGACACTGTAGTCTCAACCACACAACTAGAGTTTGAGAATTTGGTAGAGAAAGATGAAGTGGTGGGTTGGAAGATATTGTTTGCCCAAAGTGATGACAATGTGCGGCACTACACAATGACAGTGGAGATGCTTGACCCAGAAATAGAAGAACACCCTGTCCCCTGTTTGTGCCCCATGCCAAGATGTGTTATAATTGCAAAGATGATTGAAAATGATGAAATGGGTGAAGAAGACAATGATGTTATAGACTGCACGTAG